The genomic interval GGCCTTCTACCAGATCGAATGGGACCAGACCGTCGTCGACAACTGCGGCACGTTCTTCTCGCAGCCGGACATCATTGCCGACGGCTGTACCGACAACCTGCGCGTGCTCAACAGCAGCCGCACAGTACCGGGCGCGGCCCAGCAGTTCCTCGCCACCCAGGGCGTTAACATCAACGAGGAAGGCGTGATGGTGCGCCGCGGGGCCGACCGTGATGCGCGTGACAGCGGCCAGTTCGGTGTGGCGCTGCGCTACATGTTCGACCCGCTGGACACCGAGTTCGGTGCCTACTTCATGAACTACCACAGCCGTGCGCCGATCTTCAGCGCCACCGGTGCCCCGCCCTCCGTGTTCGCTGGCCTGAGTGCCCTGCCGGCACAGTTGCGCGCGCTGGCACCGCTGATCGTGGCCGGTAACTCCGAGTACTTCGTCGAGTACCCTGAGGACATCCGCCTGTACGGCCTGAGCTTCTCCACCACGCTGCCTACCGGTACCGCCTGGAGTGGTGAAGTCAGCTACCGCCCCAACGCGCCTGTGCAGCTCAATACCACCGACATCCTGTTCTCGGGTGTGCGCCCGATTGGTGGCGCCCTGAGCAACGCTTCGCTGCTCTCCGGTACCCCTGGCCAAGACCTGCACGGCTACCGTCGCAAGGAAATCACCCAGTTCCAGACCACCCTGACGCACTTCTTCGACCAGGTGATGGGCGCCAGCCGCATGACCGTGGTGGGCGAGGTGGGGGTTACCCATGTCGGCGGCCTGGAAAACGCCCACGAAACCCGCTACGGCCGCGACCCGGTATTCGGCCCCGGCCCACTGCCAGCCACAGGTGGCGCGGACACCTGCCAGGCGCTCAACGCCAGCACCATCGCAGGCGCGGGTGCCGGTGCATCGACCACCAACCTGAATCGCAAGTGCGAGAACGACGGCTACACCACCAGCACCTCCTGGGGTTACCGCGGTCGGGTCATCTGGGACTACAACGACGTCTTCGCCGGGGTCAACCTCAAGCCGAGCGTGGCCTGGTCGCATGACGTTTCCGGCTACTCGCCCGGCCCTGGCGCCAACTTTGAAGAAGGCCGCAAGGCCGTCAGCCTGGGCCTGGACGCCGAGTACCAGAACACCTACACGGCGAGCCTGTCGTACACCAACTTCTTCGACGGCAAGTACAGCACCGTGGATGACCGCGACTTCGTCGCCCTCAGCTTCGGCGTGAACTTCTAAGAATACTGATCCAGGACGACACGACATGAACAAGACCAGAAGTCTGCTGCAAGCCGGTGTGCTGGGCCTGTCCCTGCTGGCGACCAGTGTCATGGCAGCGGTGTCTGCCGATGAGGCGGCCAAGCTGGGCAGCACCCTGACCCCGATGGGTGCCGAAAAGGCCGGTAACGCCGATGGCTCGATCAGTGCTTGGCAACCGCTGTCGAAATCAGCGGGCAGCGTCGATGCCAAGGGGTTCCTTTCCGACCCGTATGGCAGTGAAAAGCCGCTGTTCACCATCACCGCGCAGAATGTCGACCAGTACAAGGACAAACTCTCGCCGGGCCAGGTGGCAATGTTCAAGCGCTACCCGGACACCTTCAAGATCCCGGTGTTCAAGACCCACCGCGGCTCCACTGTACCTGCTGACGTGTTCGCCGCCATCAAGAAAAACGCCACCCAGACCACACTGGTGGAAGGCGGCAACGGCTTGAACAACTTCGATACGGCGGTGCCGTTCCCGATCCCGAAAAGCGGCCTGGAAGTGATCTGGAACCACATCACACGCTACCGAGGGGGCAGTGTCAGCCGCCTGGTTACTCAGGCTACGCCACAGCAGAACGGCTCTTTCAACCCGGTGTACTTCTCCGACCAGTTCGTCTTCCGCGACAAGATGAAGGATTACGACGCAAGCAACCCGGGTAATATCCTGTTCTACTTCAAGCAGGAAGTGACCGCGCCCGCTCGCCTGGCCGGGACCGTGCTGCTGGTGCACGAAACCCTCGACCAGGTGAAGGAGCCGCGCAAGGCGTGGATCTACAACGCCGGCCAGCGTCGTGTACGGCAGGCTCCGCAAGTGTCGTACGACGGCCCCGGTACCGCTGCCGACGGCCTGCGTACCTCGGACAACCTGGACATGTTCAACGGTGCGCCAGACCGTTACGACTGGAAGCTGGAAGGCAAGAAGGAACTGTACATCGCCTCCAACGCCTTCAAGCTGGATGACCCCAAGCTGAAGTACACCGACATCATCAAGGCCGGGCACATCAACCAAGACTTGTCGCGCTACGAGCTGCGCCGCGTCTGGCACGTGGTCGCAACCCTCAAGCCGGGCCAGCGGCACATCTACGCCAAGCGTGACTTCTACATCGATGAAGACACCTGGCAGGCCGCAGTGATCGACCAGTACGACGGCCGTGGCCAGCTGTGGCGCGTTTCCGAAGCCCATTCCCAGCCGTACTACAACAAAGAGGTGCCTTGGTACACCCTGGAAACCATCTACGACCTGCAGTCGGGTCGTTATTTGGCGCTGGGCATGAAGAACGAAGAGAAGCGTGCCTACGACTTCGGCTTCAGTGCCAGCAAGGCTGATTTCCAGCCCGCGGCCCTGCGCCAGGCAGGTGTACGTTAATCTGAAAGCCTTCCACTCCTGTGATCCCCAGAACGTCCCGGCTTGCCCGGGACGTTTTTTTATCCTGCTCCGGCGATGGTTTCAGGGCAAACACAAGCCCTGTAGGAGCAGCCTTGTGCTGCGAAGAGGCCATTGCAGCCGAAGATAATCTCTAGCCTTATCGGCCTCTTCGCAGCACAAGGCTGCTCCTACCGGTACTGCACTGGCCTTGAAAGCTACGCAATCCCTGTGGGCGCGGGCAATAAATCTGCTGAATACCTAACCAAACCCCCGCTCCAGCCCCTGTCCATCAGGGTTGTTGCTTTTTGTCGTAGTCTTTTACAGGCCTATTGTGCCCATCATCTTCAAATGCGCTGCATTACCCGCTAGTCTCGCAAACATCCGTACCGCCGTTGTCTTCCCTTCAGAACGAGCCGGCCATGACAGATCTGTCCCGTACGCATGGATTCGCCAGCCAGGCCCTAGGCCTGCTGGACGGGCGTTTCTTCCGGCCGCCGCTGCCGGACGGCCATGTGCCGCGTACGCGGTTGTGTCAGCGTTTGCACGCCGGCCTCAATGGGCGGTTGCTGCTGGTCAACGCACCGGCGGGCTTTGGCAAGAGCTCGCTGGCCATCGAGTTCTGCGAATCCCTGCCGGAGCACTGGCGTAGCCTTTGGCTTGGCCTGAGCCAGCGCGATGCCGACCCTGGCCGTTTTCTCGAACGGCTGCTCGAAGGCCTGCAGCAGTACTGCCCTGCATTGGGTGGCCAAGCCATGGGCCTGCTGAAAATGCGCCAGCGCCACCAGCCCTTCGCGTTCGAGGAGTGGATCGACGGCCTGCTCGATGAACTCGCCCAATACCTGCAAGCCGATACGCCTCTGCTGTTGGTGCTGGACGATTACCATTTGGCCCAAGGGCCCGTACTCGACCGCTGCCTGCAGTTTTTCCTCAATCACTTGCCCAGTGGCCTGGTGCTGTTGATCACCAGCCGCCAGCGCCCAGACTGGCACCTGGCGCGCCTGCGCCTGTCGCGGCAACTGGTCGAACTCAACGAGCAAGAGCTGCGGCTGACACCCGACGAGTCACTGGCGGTAATCGGCCGCCAACCCACCGGCTTGCGCGGCCAGGCGCTGGATAACCTGATCCAGCGCAGTGACGGCTGGGTGGCCGGGCTGCGCTTCTGGCAACTGGCCGCCAGCGAGTCCGGTGATGAGCAGGCCTTGCCCCACGCACTGCACGGTGGCGAGGGGTTGATACGCGACTACTTGCTGGAAGAAGTCATCGAGATCCTGCCGGCCGACGTGCAGGCCTTTCTCTACGACACGGCGTGCCAGGAGCGCTTCTGTGCCCAGCTTTGCGATGCCCTGCGCGACCGCCAGGACAGCGCCGATATCCTGCGCTTCCTGCAGGCCCATCAAGTGTTTCTGGTACCCCTGGACGAGCACGGCCACTGGTTTCGTTACCATCACCTGTTCTCCGACCTGCTGCGAAGCCGCCAGGCCAGCGAACCGCCAGCGCGCCTGCACCTGCGGGCGTGCCGCTGGTTCGAAGCCCAGGGTTTGCTGGACGAGGCGGTTGAGCAGGCGCTGCGCGCCGGCCACCTCGACGTGGCGGCCGGCCTGGTGCAGAGCCTCTCCGAGGAGCAACTGCTGGCCGAGCAGAACGTTGGCATGTTGCTGCGCTGGAAGATGGACCTGCCCGACAGCTTGCTGATCAGCACGCCGCGCCTGATCGTGCTGTACAGCTGGGCGTTGGGGCTGGCGTGCCAGCTGGATGCGGCCGAAGAACTGGCAAGCTACCTCAGCCGTTTTCTGCCTGCACCCTCGGCGACCGCACAGAAGTCCATGCTGGCCCAATGGCTGGCCCTAAGTGGGGTGATCGCGCGGGGGCGGGGGGATCGCGCGCGTACCCTGGCCTACTGTGGCGAAGCCTTGCAAAGCTTGCCGTGCAAGCGCTACGGCCAGCGCCTGGTGTGCCTGTCGACACTGTCCAACCTGGCCATTACCGATGCCGACTTCTGGCATGCACGCGGCTGGAACCGCGAAGCCCTGGAGCTGGCCCAGCGCGTCGGCAACCCGCTGTTCGAAGCCCTGGCTCATTACGATCGAGCACGGGTGCTGCATGCCCGGGGTGAAGTGTTGCGGGCGCTGGACGAAGTGCGCCAGGGCCTGCAGCGCCTTCAGGGGCTGTCGGGGCAGCGGTTGTACGCGGTCCGGGCCAGGCTGACGCTCTATGAGGGTTACCTGCTGGTGTCGCGCCTGCAATCAGCCCAAGGCCGTGCGCGCTTGCGTGCGGGGCTTGGCGAAGCGCGTGCTTG from Pseudomonas kermanshahensis carries:
- a CDS encoding DUF1302 domain-containing protein — its product is MKSANLFWRRAKLPLAVSLASTLASPAFAVSFNIGEIEGQFDSSLSVGASWSTASPNKNLIGVNNGGKGLSQTSDDGHLNFKRGETFSKIFKGIHDLELKYGDTGVFVRGKYWYDFELKDESRQFKDISDSNRKEGAKSSGAELLDAFVYHNYSIGDMPGSVRLGKQVVSWGESTFIGGGINSINPIDVSAFRRPGAEIKEGLIPVNMFYISQSLTDNLSAEAFYQIEWDQTVVDNCGTFFSQPDIIADGCTDNLRVLNSSRTVPGAAQQFLATQGVNINEEGVMVRRGADRDARDSGQFGVALRYMFDPLDTEFGAYFMNYHSRAPIFSATGAPPSVFAGLSALPAQLRALAPLIVAGNSEYFVEYPEDIRLYGLSFSTTLPTGTAWSGEVSYRPNAPVQLNTTDILFSGVRPIGGALSNASLLSGTPGQDLHGYRRKEITQFQTTLTHFFDQVMGASRMTVVGEVGVTHVGGLENAHETRYGRDPVFGPGPLPATGGADTCQALNASTIAGAGAGASTTNLNRKCENDGYTTSTSWGYRGRVIWDYNDVFAGVNLKPSVAWSHDVSGYSPGPGANFEEGRKAVSLGLDAEYQNTYTASLSYTNFFDGKYSTVDDRDFVALSFGVNF
- a CDS encoding DUF1329 domain-containing protein produces the protein MNKTRSLLQAGVLGLSLLATSVMAAVSADEAAKLGSTLTPMGAEKAGNADGSISAWQPLSKSAGSVDAKGFLSDPYGSEKPLFTITAQNVDQYKDKLSPGQVAMFKRYPDTFKIPVFKTHRGSTVPADVFAAIKKNATQTTLVEGGNGLNNFDTAVPFPIPKSGLEVIWNHITRYRGGSVSRLVTQATPQQNGSFNPVYFSDQFVFRDKMKDYDASNPGNILFYFKQEVTAPARLAGTVLLVHETLDQVKEPRKAWIYNAGQRRVRQAPQVSYDGPGTAADGLRTSDNLDMFNGAPDRYDWKLEGKKELYIASNAFKLDDPKLKYTDIIKAGHINQDLSRYELRRVWHVVATLKPGQRHIYAKRDFYIDEDTWQAAVIDQYDGRGQLWRVSEAHSQPYYNKEVPWYTLETIYDLQSGRYLALGMKNEEKRAYDFGFSASKADFQPAALRQAGVR
- a CDS encoding LuxR C-terminal-related transcriptional regulator produces the protein MTDLSRTHGFASQALGLLDGRFFRPPLPDGHVPRTRLCQRLHAGLNGRLLLVNAPAGFGKSSLAIEFCESLPEHWRSLWLGLSQRDADPGRFLERLLEGLQQYCPALGGQAMGLLKMRQRHQPFAFEEWIDGLLDELAQYLQADTPLLLVLDDYHLAQGPVLDRCLQFFLNHLPSGLVLLITSRQRPDWHLARLRLSRQLVELNEQELRLTPDESLAVIGRQPTGLRGQALDNLIQRSDGWVAGLRFWQLAASESGDEQALPHALHGGEGLIRDYLLEEVIEILPADVQAFLYDTACQERFCAQLCDALRDRQDSADILRFLQAHQVFLVPLDEHGHWFRYHHLFSDLLRSRQASEPPARLHLRACRWFEAQGLLDEAVEQALRAGHLDVAAGLVQSLSEEQLLAEQNVGMLLRWKMDLPDSLLISTPRLIVLYSWALGLACQLDAAEELASYLSRFLPAPSATAQKSMLAQWLALSGVIARGRGDRARTLAYCGEALQSLPCKRYGQRLVCLSTLSNLAITDADFWHARGWNREALELAQRVGNPLFEALAHYDRARVLHARGEVLRALDEVRQGLQRLQGLSGQRLYAVRARLTLYEGYLLVSRLQSAQGRARLRAGLGEARACRDISVLIGHCVIATLDGREGHFAEAFAELAEAERLMHIWDVPPIYYLAMITLVKCELWLAQGRTDLAESWLLRLGQTYGGEQPAAAPEFHPLLPLHIELQQALLERIQLRTEASVQRLSGLVERGVASGGMLLAVSALCQWLALLLAEGRDAQAAGLLPKALEAAQGGVLQPFQPLLEKHPQWLHEQLAARSACPVQVELLKRLPPLPAVSSGSGEALSGRERAVLELIAQGCSNQQISERLFISLHTVKTHASHINSKLGVERRTQAVAKAKALGLLA